From a region of the Drosophila ananassae strain 14024-0371.13 chromosome XL, ASM1763931v2, whole genome shotgun sequence genome:
- the LOC6503707 gene encoding translation initiation factor IF-2, whose translation MFSIFGKRKPAETPTEDPIQGPLDGPRPGSSAGDDFVIIERKPAVDPNPLAPGTMYPPMPPAGYGALPYPMLGPRAGQSPAKLPGGTQGPVNYLQDIPFELAPGLAGKDSYASTQMQVDSILALLTRQMSMDELAEEYTFALERSVQNES comes from the coding sequence ATGTTTTCTATTTTCGGAAAGCGGAAGCCTGCTGAAACACCCACAGAGGATCCCATTCAGGGCCCCTTAGACGGTCCAAGACCCGGCAGCAGCGCTGGCGATGATTTCGTTATAATTGAGCGTAAACCTGCTGTGGACCCGAATCCTCTTGCTCCTGGAACCATGTACCCGCCCATGCCACCAGCAGGGTATGGTGCCCTGCCATATCCAATGCTTGGCCCAAGGGCCGGACAGTCACCTGCGAAATTGCCAGGAGGCACCCAAGGACCCGTCAACTACCTGCAGGACATTCCCTTCGAGCTGGCGCCCGGGCTAGCCGGCAAGGATAGCTACGCCAGCACCCAGATGCAAGTGGACAGCATTCTGGCGCTGCTCACACGTCAAATGTCCATGGACGAACTGGCTGAGGAGTACACGTTCGCCTTGGAACGCTCTGTCCAGAACGAGTCTTAA
- the LOC6503941 gene encoding mitochondrial ribonuclease P catalytic subunit gives MYSLRLLRKLRGVPPTNGLRELASQHKRRPQLGALSSDRLEELRTSFVSGRHELSASDWQEVRQSLLKSYKHISEHNVDAVILGVCSGPGQLSLAKNYVEFLRSRGSEPNAASLGRLLRIYNAAYHERLLSDEEQVEVWKICESLHKDHETLDATSCENIIHGLVTTKDHWRRAPALLEMMKVTSSPSIAAYSAISEKAFTEEALDKQEDPLSWRLLEEMALERKPPKCEVYLALINRLAKEPALVSAQLDRLLNFLERHEILVSRRVAERLLELAQQLPKSLHVSDTLLIAPGKCQSCQQHFQPVAISDEQFRMLSESFLERVLIRSDVFQRSTPKEVASFKKFVDRTAPYDCVIDGLNVAYSTGTKKSPKQLAKLVATVVSHFREQNKRVLVLGREHMRNWCKQSMHYVQSNASLFLTNNLSHDDPFLLYATLKSGSDTDFFSRDLMRSHAFHLGPEMKPIFRQWQQQHQFSLVTQTKTGKLIVKEPIRHRLVAHKVTGTWHVPYCEVYTPHPSDSFEVPPNWLCLKLGEQTPQEKSKEEAH, from the exons CACAAACGCCGACCCCAGCTAGGTGCCCTGTCCTCCGATCGCCTGGAGGAATTGAGGACTAGTTTCGTTTCGGGCCGTCATGAGCTCAGTGCCTCCGACTGGCAGGAGGTGAGGCAATCACTGCTTAAGAGCTACAAGCACATTAGCGAGCACAACGTGGATGCCGTCATCCTAGGAGTATGCAGTGGTCCGGGCCAACTCTCTCTGGCCAAGAACTATGTGGAGTTCCTGCGTAGTCGGGGCTCGGAACCAAACGCTGCTTCCCTGGGGCGCCTTCTAAGAATCTACAATGCCGCATACCATGAGAGACTGCTAAGCGATGAGGAGCAGGTTGAGGTTTGGAAGATATGCGAGTCCCTGCACAAGGATCACGAAACTTTGGACGCGACCAGCTGCGAGAACATAATCCACGGCCTGGTTACCACCAAGGATCACTGGAGACGGGCGCCAGCCCTTCTTGAGATGATGAAGGTAACCAGTTCGCCCAGCATAGCTGCCTATAGTGCAATATCCGAAAAAGCATTCACCGAAGAAGCCCTGGACAAGCAAGAGGACCCTCTTTCCTGGCGGCTCTTAGAGGAAATGGCGCTGGAGAGAAAGCCCCCAAAATGTGAGGTTTATCTTGCTTTAATAAACCGCCTAGCCAAGGAGCCGGCATTGGTTTCAGCGCAATTGGATCGTCTGTTGAACTTTCTCGAGCGCCACGAGATTCTTGTGAGTAGGCGCGTGGCTGAAAGATTGCTGGAGCTTGCCCAACAGTTACCCAAATCTCTGCATGTGTCAGACACTCTCCTTATAGCCCCTGGAAAATGCCAGTCTTGCCAGCAGCATTTTCAGCCGGTGGCCATCAGCGATGAGCAGTTCCGCATGTTGAGCGAGAGTTTTCTGGAGCGCGTGCTCATCCGCAGCGACGTCTTTCAGCGTTCTACGCCCAAGGAGGTGGCTAGTTTCAAAAAGTTTGTGGACCGAACCGCTCCTTACGACTGCGTAATCGATGGCCTTAACGTTGCCTACTCGACGGGCACTAAGAAGTCGCCCAAACAGCTGGCGAAGTTGGTGGCTACTGTGGTCAGCCACTTCCGGGAGCAGAACAAGCGGGTCCTTGTCCTAGGACGCGAGCACATGCGTAATTGGTGCAAGCAGTCGATGCACTACGTCCAAAGCAATGCTAGTCTCTTTCTGACAAACAATTT GTCCCATGACGACCCCTTCCTACTTTACGCCACTCTTAAAAGCGGCTCGGATACAGACTTCTTCTCGAGGGACTTGATGAGGAGCCATGCATTTCACCTGGGTCCTGAGATGAAGCCAATCTTCAGGCAatggcagcaacagcaccagtTTTCACTAGTCACCCAAACAAAAACAGGCAAGCTCATAGTCAAGGAACCTATACGTCACCGATTGGTAGCACACAAAGTCACCGGCACTTGGCATGTTCCCTATTGCGAGGTGTACACCCCGCATCCGTCGGACAGCTTTGAAGTGCCCCCCAACTGGCTGTGCCTGAAGCTGGGTGAACAAACCCCTCAAGAGAAGTCGAAGGAAGAGGCGCACTAG
- the LOC6503709 gene encoding uncharacterized protein LOC6503709, whose product MASSNVSDWDEPLPTSTSSLPEEEDPDVCAEENVKKRQEENLAKLQSYVKRMAYQPAMPPKVKPYDVALSKPKIHTLLDNYEQFKDVYDPKLRAKRIKRMLGKYNAITTEQLEEILKSNKTKERRKEDFLKRKQELYYNMLTKLERQCRTQYLNVLIKKFAKFIAHLATTMRIPPQLVDPYARMQRGIFCNILLAIGVQPTSQSAIYYTSQDAIEYDVCHRLAHALLSLIIKALDSAATRDPNEVCKPVDMDFEMDNHIKRRLMCAAEKKLMYERRRKKPQPQSLGAFEKCTRYDCD is encoded by the exons ATGGCTAGCTCAAACGTTTCCGACTGGGATGAGCCGCTGCCTACGTCGACCAGCTCGCTGCCAGAGGAGGAGGACCCCGATGTGTGCGCGGAGGAGAACGTAAAGAAGCGGCAAGAGGAAAACCTGGCCAAGCTTCAGTCGTATGTGAAGCGGATGGCTTATCAGCCAGCTATGCCACCCAAGGTCAAGCCCTACGACGTGGCTCTGTCCAAACCCAAGATACACACGCTCCTGGACAACTACGAACAGTTCAAGGATGTGTATGACCCCAAGCTTCGCGCCAAGCGGATCAAGCGTATGCTTGGAAAATATAACGCTATCACAACCGA GCAGCTGGAGGAAATCTTGAAGAGCAACAAGACCAAGGAGCGACGCAAGGAGGACTTCCTGAAGCGTAAGCAGGAGCTATACTACAATATGCTAACCAAACTGGAGCGCCAGTGCCGGACGCAGTATCTCAACGTGCTGATCAAGAAGTTCGCCAAGTTCATCGCTCACTTGGCCACCACGATGAGGATTCCTCCGCAGCTGGTGGACCCCTACGCACGCATGCAGCGCGGTATCTTCTGCAACATTCTTCTGGCCATTGGAGTGCAGCCCACCTCACAGTCGGCCATCTACTACACCAGCCAGGATGCCATCGAGTACGATGTGTGCCACCGCCTGGCCCACGCCCTTCTATCCTTGATTATTAAGGCTCTTGACTCTGCAGCCACCAGGGATCCCAACGAGGTGTGCAAGCCGGTGGACATGGACTTTGAGATGGATAACCACATTAAGAGGCGTTTGATGTGCGCTGCCGAGAAGAAGCTGATGTACGAGCGTCGGCGCAAGAAGCCCCAGCCTCAAAGTTTGGGAGCTTTTGAGAAGTGCACCCGCTACGACTGTGACTAG